From Pseudopipra pipra isolate bDixPip1 chromosome 13, bDixPip1.hap1, whole genome shotgun sequence, a single genomic window includes:
- the LRCH2 gene encoding leucine-rich repeat and calponin homology domain-containing protein 2 isoform X6 encodes MAAGQGGGGGNNGSGGGSGAAGLGIPAHLTLSFSAGPHWGAAALPQPHTVRSLERALEEAGSSGILCLSGRKLRDFPGSGCDLSDTTQADLSKNRFTEIPPDVWLFAPLETLNLYHNCIKSIPESIKNLQMLTYLNISRNLLSTLPKYLFDLPLKVLVVSNNKLVSIPEEIGKLRDLMELDISCNELQVLPQQIGKLQSLRELNIRRNNLHMLPDELGDLPLVKLDFSCNKITEIPICYRKLRHLQVILLDNNPMQIPPAQICLKGKVHIFKFLSIQACLRIDKKPDSLDLPSLGKRVPSQPLTDSMEDFYPNKNHGPDSGIGSDNGDKRLSTTEPSDDDTISLHSQVSESTREQTLRNDNHVMGSKLDPQKDQEAYDYIDPNAEEGALPEQGDAQIGTLLSYVKERGKHPEKSQKIEQNEDWGDEKRLQKEQLLAEDDDELKEVTDLRKIAAQLLQQEQKHRLLNHSVSVNTRNRPKQPMESEKCVSANEVNSPVSPYSWQPLENQKDSVNEQHWPETQPVIWQNEERRRSKQIRKEYFKYKSSRKSSSGNENDEDYERTDSNTHGPFGLKPRSAFSRASRQDYGAVDPGFTMRRKMEHLREEREQIRQLRNNLESRLKVILPDDIGAALMDGVVLCHLANHIRPRSVASIHVPSPAVPKLSMAKCRRNVENFLDACKKLGVPQERLCLPHHILEERGLVKVGLTVQALLELPALKVSQLSSV; translated from the exons ATGGCGGCCGGGcaggggggcggcggcggcaacaacgggagcggcggcgggagcggagcggcggGGCTGGGCATCCCCGCGCACCTCACCCTCTCCTTCTCGGCCGGGCCGCACTGGGGCGCGGCCGCTCTGCCGCAGCCGCACACGGTGCGCAGCCTGGAGCGGGCCCTGGAGGAGGCGGGCAGCTCGGGCATCCTCTGCCTCAGCGGGAGGAAGCTGCGCGACTTCCCCGGCAGCGGCTGCGACCTGAGCGACACCACGCAAGCGG ATCTTTCAAAGAACAGATTTActgaaattcctcctgatgtctgGCTGTTTGCACCACTGGAAACTTTAAATTTGTATCACAACTGCATCAAATCCATTCCAGAATCTATTAAAAACCTGCAAATGCTCACCTACCTTAACATTAG TCGAAATCTTTTGTCGACGTTGCCAAAATACCTGTTTGATCTTCCACTGAAAGTTCTGGTTGTCAGTAATAACAAGCTGGTCTCCATTCCAGAGGAAATTGGGAAGCTGAGAGATCTGATGGAGTTG GATATTAGCTGTAATGAACTTCAGGTCCTTCCCCAGCAAATAGGAAAATTGCAGTCACTTAGAGAATTGAACATAAGAAGAAACAATCTCCATATGCTGCCAGATG AACTAGGGGACCTTCCCTTGGTAAAGCTGGATTTTTCGTGtaataaaattacagaaattccAATTTGTTACAGAAAGTTACGTCACTTACAAGTTATACTTTTGGATAACAATCCAATGCAGATACCACCAGCACAG ATATGTTTAAAGGGTAAAGTACATATATTTAAATTCCTCAGCATCCAGGCGTGCCTCAGAATAGACAAAAAACCAGATTCTTTGGATCTTCCATCATTAGGTAAACGAGTCCCCTCCCAGCCACTCACAGACAG CATGGAGGACTTTTATCCCAATAAAAATCATGGACCAGACTCTGGCATTGGAAGTGATAATGGAGATAAAAGGTTGTCCACCACAGAA CCATCTGATGATGATACAATCAGCCTTCACTCCCAGGTATCAGAATCAACAAGGGAACAGACATTAAGGAATGACAATCATGTCATGGGAAGCAAACTCGATCCTCAGAAAG ACCAGGAGGCCTATGACTACATTGATCCAAATGCAGAAGAGGGAGCTCTTCCTGAGCAGGGAGATGCACAGATTGGCACATTGCTCTCCTATGTCAAG GAACGGGGAAAACATCCTGAGAAATCCCAGAAAATAGAACAGAATGAGGACTGGGGAGATGAAAAAAG gCTTCAGAAAGAACAGCTGCTggctgaagatgatgatgaactCAAAGAAGTGACTGACTTGAGAAAAATAGCAGCCCAGTTACTGCAGCAAGAACAAAAACACAG gcTTCTTAATCACTCAGTTTCAGTAAACACAAGGAACAGGCCAAAGCAGCCAATGGAATCTGAAAAATG TGTCTCAGCAAATGAAGTGaattccccagtgtccccataCAGCTGGCAG CCACTGGAAAACCAGAAGGATTCAGTGAATGAGCAGCATTGGCCAGAAACACAGCCAGTGATCTGGCagaatgaagaaagaaggagaagtAAACAAATTAGAAAAGAATATTTCAAG TATAAGTCTTCCAGAAAGAGTTCAAGTGGAAATGAAAATGATGAG GATTATGAAAGGACAGATAGTAACACTCATGGTCCATTTGGTCTCAAACCAAGGTCAG CTTTCAGCCGTGCCTCACGCCAGGACTATGGTGCCGTGGATCCTGGATTTACAATGAGGAGGAAAATGGAACATTTgagggaagaaagggaacaaaTCAGACAGCTTCGCAAT AACCTTGAGTCAAGGTTGAAGGTGATTTTGCCAGATGACATTGGAGCAGCGTTGATGGATGGGGTGGTTCTTTGCCATTTAGCCAATCACATAAGGCCACGATCTGTTGCCAGCATTCACGTCCCATCGCCAGCAGTG CCTAAACTCAGTATGGCAAAGTGCCGAAGAAATGTTGAAAACTTTCTCGATGCTTGTAAAAAACTGGGCGTTCCACAG GAGAGACTTTGCCTGCCTCATCACATTCTGGAGGAAAGGGGTCTGGTGAAGGTTGGCCTCACAGTTCAAGCTCTGCTTGAATTGCCGGCATTGAAAGTATCTCAGCTCTCCTCTGTGTGA
- the LRCH2 gene encoding leucine-rich repeat and calponin homology domain-containing protein 2 isoform X4 translates to MAAGQGGGGGNNGSGGGSGAAGLGIPAHLTLSFSAGPHWGAAALPQPHTVRSLERALEEAGSSGILCLSGRKLRDFPGSGCDLSDTTQADLSKNRFTEIPPDVWLFAPLETLNLYHNCIKSIPESIKNLQMLTYLNISRNLLSTLPKYLFDLPLKVLVVSNNKLVSIPEEIGKLRDLMELDISCNELQVLPQQIGKLQSLRELNIRRNNLHMLPDELGDLPLVKLDFSCNKITEIPICYRKLRHLQVILLDNNPMQIPPAQICLKGKVHIFKFLSIQACLRIDKKPDSLDLPSLGKRVPSQPLTDSMEDFYPNKNHGPDSGIGSDNGDKRLSTTEPSDDDTISLHSQVSESTREQTLRNDNHVMGSKLDPQKDQEAYDYIDPNAEEGALPEQGDAQIGTLLSYVKERGKHPEKSQKIEQNEDWGDEKRLQKEQLLAEDDDELKEVTDLRKIAAQLLQQEQKHRLLNHSVSVNTRNRPKQPMESEKCVSANEVNSPVSPYSWQPLENQKDSVNEQHWPETQPVIWQNEERRRSKQIRKEYFKYKSSRKSSSGNENDEQDSDNTNVSPQSPVSSEDYERTDSNTHGPFGLKPRSAFSRASRQDYGAVDPGFTMRRKMEHLREEREQIRQLRNNLESRLKVILPDDIGAALMDGVVLCHLANHIRPRSVASIHVPSPAVPKLSMAKCRRNVENFLDACKKLGVPQERLCLPHHILEERGLVKVGLTVQALLELPALKVSQLSSV, encoded by the exons ATGGCGGCCGGGcaggggggcggcggcggcaacaacgggagcggcggcgggagcggagcggcggGGCTGGGCATCCCCGCGCACCTCACCCTCTCCTTCTCGGCCGGGCCGCACTGGGGCGCGGCCGCTCTGCCGCAGCCGCACACGGTGCGCAGCCTGGAGCGGGCCCTGGAGGAGGCGGGCAGCTCGGGCATCCTCTGCCTCAGCGGGAGGAAGCTGCGCGACTTCCCCGGCAGCGGCTGCGACCTGAGCGACACCACGCAAGCGG ATCTTTCAAAGAACAGATTTActgaaattcctcctgatgtctgGCTGTTTGCACCACTGGAAACTTTAAATTTGTATCACAACTGCATCAAATCCATTCCAGAATCTATTAAAAACCTGCAAATGCTCACCTACCTTAACATTAG TCGAAATCTTTTGTCGACGTTGCCAAAATACCTGTTTGATCTTCCACTGAAAGTTCTGGTTGTCAGTAATAACAAGCTGGTCTCCATTCCAGAGGAAATTGGGAAGCTGAGAGATCTGATGGAGTTG GATATTAGCTGTAATGAACTTCAGGTCCTTCCCCAGCAAATAGGAAAATTGCAGTCACTTAGAGAATTGAACATAAGAAGAAACAATCTCCATATGCTGCCAGATG AACTAGGGGACCTTCCCTTGGTAAAGCTGGATTTTTCGTGtaataaaattacagaaattccAATTTGTTACAGAAAGTTACGTCACTTACAAGTTATACTTTTGGATAACAATCCAATGCAGATACCACCAGCACAG ATATGTTTAAAGGGTAAAGTACATATATTTAAATTCCTCAGCATCCAGGCGTGCCTCAGAATAGACAAAAAACCAGATTCTTTGGATCTTCCATCATTAGGTAAACGAGTCCCCTCCCAGCCACTCACAGACAG CATGGAGGACTTTTATCCCAATAAAAATCATGGACCAGACTCTGGCATTGGAAGTGATAATGGAGATAAAAGGTTGTCCACCACAGAA CCATCTGATGATGATACAATCAGCCTTCACTCCCAGGTATCAGAATCAACAAGGGAACAGACATTAAGGAATGACAATCATGTCATGGGAAGCAAACTCGATCCTCAGAAAG ACCAGGAGGCCTATGACTACATTGATCCAAATGCAGAAGAGGGAGCTCTTCCTGAGCAGGGAGATGCACAGATTGGCACATTGCTCTCCTATGTCAAG GAACGGGGAAAACATCCTGAGAAATCCCAGAAAATAGAACAGAATGAGGACTGGGGAGATGAAAAAAG gCTTCAGAAAGAACAGCTGCTggctgaagatgatgatgaactCAAAGAAGTGACTGACTTGAGAAAAATAGCAGCCCAGTTACTGCAGCAAGAACAAAAACACAG gcTTCTTAATCACTCAGTTTCAGTAAACACAAGGAACAGGCCAAAGCAGCCAATGGAATCTGAAAAATG TGTCTCAGCAAATGAAGTGaattccccagtgtccccataCAGCTGGCAG CCACTGGAAAACCAGAAGGATTCAGTGAATGAGCAGCATTGGCCAGAAACACAGCCAGTGATCTGGCagaatgaagaaagaaggagaagtAAACAAATTAGAAAAGAATATTTCAAG TATAAGTCTTCCAGAAAGAGTTCAAGTGGAAATGAAAATGATGAG cAAGACAGTGATAATACTAATGTGTCCCCACAGTCTCCTGTGTCGTCTGAG GATTATGAAAGGACAGATAGTAACACTCATGGTCCATTTGGTCTCAAACCAAGGTCAG CTTTCAGCCGTGCCTCACGCCAGGACTATGGTGCCGTGGATCCTGGATTTACAATGAGGAGGAAAATGGAACATTTgagggaagaaagggaacaaaTCAGACAGCTTCGCAAT AACCTTGAGTCAAGGTTGAAGGTGATTTTGCCAGATGACATTGGAGCAGCGTTGATGGATGGGGTGGTTCTTTGCCATTTAGCCAATCACATAAGGCCACGATCTGTTGCCAGCATTCACGTCCCATCGCCAGCAGTG CCTAAACTCAGTATGGCAAAGTGCCGAAGAAATGTTGAAAACTTTCTCGATGCTTGTAAAAAACTGGGCGTTCCACAG GAGAGACTTTGCCTGCCTCATCACATTCTGGAGGAAAGGGGTCTGGTGAAGGTTGGCCTCACAGTTCAAGCTCTGCTTGAATTGCCGGCATTGAAAGTATCTCAGCTCTCCTCTGTGTGA
- the LRCH2 gene encoding leucine-rich repeat and calponin homology domain-containing protein 2 isoform X5, protein MAAGQGGGGGNNGSGGGSGAAGLGIPAHLTLSFSAGPHWGAAALPQPHTVRSLERALEEAGSSGILCLSGRKLRDFPGSGCDLSDTTQADLSKNRFTEIPPDVWLFAPLETLNLYHNCIKSIPESIKNLQMLTYLNISRNLLSTLPKYLFDLPLKVLVVSNNKLVSIPEEIGKLRDLMELDISCNELQVLPQQIGKLQSLRELNIRRNNLHMLPDELGDLPLVKLDFSCNKITEIPICYRKLRHLQVILLDNNPMQIPPAQICLKGKVHIFKFLSIQACLRIDKKPDSLDLPSLGKRVPSQPLTDSMEDFYPNKNHGPDSGIGSDNGDKRLSTTEPSDDDTISLHSQVSESTREQTLRNDNHVMGSKLDPQKDQEAYDYIDPNAEEGALPEQGDAQIGTLLSYVKERGKHPEKSQKIEQNEDWGDEKRLQKEQLLAEDDDELKEVTDLRKIAAQLLQQEQKHRRRPLSYRTSFSEKLFQRTRAAGRASRLLNHSVSVNTRNRPKQPMESEKCVSANEVNSPVSPYSWQPLENQKDSVNEQHWPETQPVIWQNEERRRSKQIRKEYFKDYERTDSNTHGPFGLKPRSAFSRASRQDYGAVDPGFTMRRKMEHLREEREQIRQLRNNLESRLKVILPDDIGAALMDGVVLCHLANHIRPRSVASIHVPSPAVPKLSMAKCRRNVENFLDACKKLGVPQERLCLPHHILEERGLVKVGLTVQALLELPALKVSQLSSV, encoded by the exons ATGGCGGCCGGGcaggggggcggcggcggcaacaacgggagcggcggcgggagcggagcggcggGGCTGGGCATCCCCGCGCACCTCACCCTCTCCTTCTCGGCCGGGCCGCACTGGGGCGCGGCCGCTCTGCCGCAGCCGCACACGGTGCGCAGCCTGGAGCGGGCCCTGGAGGAGGCGGGCAGCTCGGGCATCCTCTGCCTCAGCGGGAGGAAGCTGCGCGACTTCCCCGGCAGCGGCTGCGACCTGAGCGACACCACGCAAGCGG ATCTTTCAAAGAACAGATTTActgaaattcctcctgatgtctgGCTGTTTGCACCACTGGAAACTTTAAATTTGTATCACAACTGCATCAAATCCATTCCAGAATCTATTAAAAACCTGCAAATGCTCACCTACCTTAACATTAG TCGAAATCTTTTGTCGACGTTGCCAAAATACCTGTTTGATCTTCCACTGAAAGTTCTGGTTGTCAGTAATAACAAGCTGGTCTCCATTCCAGAGGAAATTGGGAAGCTGAGAGATCTGATGGAGTTG GATATTAGCTGTAATGAACTTCAGGTCCTTCCCCAGCAAATAGGAAAATTGCAGTCACTTAGAGAATTGAACATAAGAAGAAACAATCTCCATATGCTGCCAGATG AACTAGGGGACCTTCCCTTGGTAAAGCTGGATTTTTCGTGtaataaaattacagaaattccAATTTGTTACAGAAAGTTACGTCACTTACAAGTTATACTTTTGGATAACAATCCAATGCAGATACCACCAGCACAG ATATGTTTAAAGGGTAAAGTACATATATTTAAATTCCTCAGCATCCAGGCGTGCCTCAGAATAGACAAAAAACCAGATTCTTTGGATCTTCCATCATTAGGTAAACGAGTCCCCTCCCAGCCACTCACAGACAG CATGGAGGACTTTTATCCCAATAAAAATCATGGACCAGACTCTGGCATTGGAAGTGATAATGGAGATAAAAGGTTGTCCACCACAGAA CCATCTGATGATGATACAATCAGCCTTCACTCCCAGGTATCAGAATCAACAAGGGAACAGACATTAAGGAATGACAATCATGTCATGGGAAGCAAACTCGATCCTCAGAAAG ACCAGGAGGCCTATGACTACATTGATCCAAATGCAGAAGAGGGAGCTCTTCCTGAGCAGGGAGATGCACAGATTGGCACATTGCTCTCCTATGTCAAG GAACGGGGAAAACATCCTGAGAAATCCCAGAAAATAGAACAGAATGAGGACTGGGGAGATGAAAAAAG gCTTCAGAAAGAACAGCTGCTggctgaagatgatgatgaactCAAAGAAGTGACTGACTTGAGAAAAATAGCAGCCCAGTTACTGCAGCAAGAACAAAAACACAG ACGAAGGCCTTTAAGCTATAGAACTTCATTCAGTGAGAAACTCTTCCAGAGGACAAGGGCGGCAGGACGTGCATCCAG gcTTCTTAATCACTCAGTTTCAGTAAACACAAGGAACAGGCCAAAGCAGCCAATGGAATCTGAAAAATG TGTCTCAGCAAATGAAGTGaattccccagtgtccccataCAGCTGGCAG CCACTGGAAAACCAGAAGGATTCAGTGAATGAGCAGCATTGGCCAGAAACACAGCCAGTGATCTGGCagaatgaagaaagaaggagaagtAAACAAATTAGAAAAGAATATTTCAAG GATTATGAAAGGACAGATAGTAACACTCATGGTCCATTTGGTCTCAAACCAAGGTCAG CTTTCAGCCGTGCCTCACGCCAGGACTATGGTGCCGTGGATCCTGGATTTACAATGAGGAGGAAAATGGAACATTTgagggaagaaagggaacaaaTCAGACAGCTTCGCAAT AACCTTGAGTCAAGGTTGAAGGTGATTTTGCCAGATGACATTGGAGCAGCGTTGATGGATGGGGTGGTTCTTTGCCATTTAGCCAATCACATAAGGCCACGATCTGTTGCCAGCATTCACGTCCCATCGCCAGCAGTG CCTAAACTCAGTATGGCAAAGTGCCGAAGAAATGTTGAAAACTTTCTCGATGCTTGTAAAAAACTGGGCGTTCCACAG GAGAGACTTTGCCTGCCTCATCACATTCTGGAGGAAAGGGGTCTGGTGAAGGTTGGCCTCACAGTTCAAGCTCTGCTTGAATTGCCGGCATTGAAAGTATCTCAGCTCTCCTCTGTGTGA
- the LRCH2 gene encoding leucine-rich repeat and calponin homology domain-containing protein 2 isoform X2: MAAGQGGGGGNNGSGGGSGAAGLGIPAHLTLSFSAGPHWGAAALPQPHTVRSLERALEEAGSSGILCLSGRKLRDFPGSGCDLSDTTQADLSKNRFTEIPPDVWLFAPLETLNLYHNCIKSIPESIKNLQMLTYLNISRNLLSTLPKYLFDLPLKVLVVSNNKLVSIPEEIGKLRDLMELDISCNELQVLPQQIGKLQSLRELNIRRNNLHMLPDELGDLPLVKLDFSCNKITEIPICYRKLRHLQVILLDNNPMQIPPAQICLKGKVHIFKFLSIQACLRIDKKPDSLDLPSLGKRVPSQPLTDSMEDFYPNKNHGPDSGIGSDNGDKRLSTTEPSDDDTISLHSQVSESTREQTLRNDNHVMGSKLDPQKDQEAYDYIDPNAEEGALPEQGDAQIGTLLSYVKERGKHPEKSQKIEQNEDWGDEKRLQKEQLLAEDDDELKEVTDLRKIAAQLLQQEQKHRRRPLSYRTSFSEKLFQRTRAAGRASRLLNHSVSVNTRNRPKQPMESEKCVSANEVNSPVSPYSWQPLENQKDSVNEQHWPETQPVIWQNEERRRSKQIRKEYFKQDSDNTNVSPQSPVSSEDYERTDSNTHGPFGLKPRSAFSRASRQDYGAVDPGFTMRRKMEHLREEREQIRQLRNNLESRLKVILPDDIGAALMDGVVLCHLANHIRPRSVASIHVPSPAVPKLSMAKCRRNVENFLDACKKLGVPQERLCLPHHILEERGLVKVGLTVQALLELPALKVSQLSSV; encoded by the exons ATGGCGGCCGGGcaggggggcggcggcggcaacaacgggagcggcggcgggagcggagcggcggGGCTGGGCATCCCCGCGCACCTCACCCTCTCCTTCTCGGCCGGGCCGCACTGGGGCGCGGCCGCTCTGCCGCAGCCGCACACGGTGCGCAGCCTGGAGCGGGCCCTGGAGGAGGCGGGCAGCTCGGGCATCCTCTGCCTCAGCGGGAGGAAGCTGCGCGACTTCCCCGGCAGCGGCTGCGACCTGAGCGACACCACGCAAGCGG ATCTTTCAAAGAACAGATTTActgaaattcctcctgatgtctgGCTGTTTGCACCACTGGAAACTTTAAATTTGTATCACAACTGCATCAAATCCATTCCAGAATCTATTAAAAACCTGCAAATGCTCACCTACCTTAACATTAG TCGAAATCTTTTGTCGACGTTGCCAAAATACCTGTTTGATCTTCCACTGAAAGTTCTGGTTGTCAGTAATAACAAGCTGGTCTCCATTCCAGAGGAAATTGGGAAGCTGAGAGATCTGATGGAGTTG GATATTAGCTGTAATGAACTTCAGGTCCTTCCCCAGCAAATAGGAAAATTGCAGTCACTTAGAGAATTGAACATAAGAAGAAACAATCTCCATATGCTGCCAGATG AACTAGGGGACCTTCCCTTGGTAAAGCTGGATTTTTCGTGtaataaaattacagaaattccAATTTGTTACAGAAAGTTACGTCACTTACAAGTTATACTTTTGGATAACAATCCAATGCAGATACCACCAGCACAG ATATGTTTAAAGGGTAAAGTACATATATTTAAATTCCTCAGCATCCAGGCGTGCCTCAGAATAGACAAAAAACCAGATTCTTTGGATCTTCCATCATTAGGTAAACGAGTCCCCTCCCAGCCACTCACAGACAG CATGGAGGACTTTTATCCCAATAAAAATCATGGACCAGACTCTGGCATTGGAAGTGATAATGGAGATAAAAGGTTGTCCACCACAGAA CCATCTGATGATGATACAATCAGCCTTCACTCCCAGGTATCAGAATCAACAAGGGAACAGACATTAAGGAATGACAATCATGTCATGGGAAGCAAACTCGATCCTCAGAAAG ACCAGGAGGCCTATGACTACATTGATCCAAATGCAGAAGAGGGAGCTCTTCCTGAGCAGGGAGATGCACAGATTGGCACATTGCTCTCCTATGTCAAG GAACGGGGAAAACATCCTGAGAAATCCCAGAAAATAGAACAGAATGAGGACTGGGGAGATGAAAAAAG gCTTCAGAAAGAACAGCTGCTggctgaagatgatgatgaactCAAAGAAGTGACTGACTTGAGAAAAATAGCAGCCCAGTTACTGCAGCAAGAACAAAAACACAG ACGAAGGCCTTTAAGCTATAGAACTTCATTCAGTGAGAAACTCTTCCAGAGGACAAGGGCGGCAGGACGTGCATCCAG gcTTCTTAATCACTCAGTTTCAGTAAACACAAGGAACAGGCCAAAGCAGCCAATGGAATCTGAAAAATG TGTCTCAGCAAATGAAGTGaattccccagtgtccccataCAGCTGGCAG CCACTGGAAAACCAGAAGGATTCAGTGAATGAGCAGCATTGGCCAGAAACACAGCCAGTGATCTGGCagaatgaagaaagaaggagaagtAAACAAATTAGAAAAGAATATTTCAAG cAAGACAGTGATAATACTAATGTGTCCCCACAGTCTCCTGTGTCGTCTGAG GATTATGAAAGGACAGATAGTAACACTCATGGTCCATTTGGTCTCAAACCAAGGTCAG CTTTCAGCCGTGCCTCACGCCAGGACTATGGTGCCGTGGATCCTGGATTTACAATGAGGAGGAAAATGGAACATTTgagggaagaaagggaacaaaTCAGACAGCTTCGCAAT AACCTTGAGTCAAGGTTGAAGGTGATTTTGCCAGATGACATTGGAGCAGCGTTGATGGATGGGGTGGTTCTTTGCCATTTAGCCAATCACATAAGGCCACGATCTGTTGCCAGCATTCACGTCCCATCGCCAGCAGTG CCTAAACTCAGTATGGCAAAGTGCCGAAGAAATGTTGAAAACTTTCTCGATGCTTGTAAAAAACTGGGCGTTCCACAG GAGAGACTTTGCCTGCCTCATCACATTCTGGAGGAAAGGGGTCTGGTGAAGGTTGGCCTCACAGTTCAAGCTCTGCTTGAATTGCCGGCATTGAAAGTATCTCAGCTCTCCTCTGTGTGA